In Arthrobacter sp. QXT-31, one genomic interval encodes:
- a CDS encoding DNA-3-methyladenine glycosylase I, which translates to MTAEGIIIGEDGLARPVWASTDPLLREYYDTEWGLPVRDEQGLYERISLEAFQAGLSWVTILRKRPAFRTAFGNFHPETVAAFSEADVERLLQDPGIVRNRLKIRAAITNARATIALRDEGGLVDFVWNFQPASTPAPVTYADIPTTSPESIALSKALRKKGFAFVGPTTMFALMEAIGMVDTHLVDSHRRGTSGVWT; encoded by the coding sequence CCTGGCCCGTCCGGTGTGGGCATCCACGGACCCCCTTCTGCGCGAGTATTACGACACTGAGTGGGGCCTGCCCGTCCGGGACGAGCAGGGCCTGTATGAACGCATCAGCCTCGAGGCCTTCCAGGCCGGCCTGTCGTGGGTCACGATCCTGCGCAAGCGCCCGGCCTTCCGTACAGCCTTCGGCAACTTCCATCCCGAAACAGTCGCCGCCTTTAGCGAGGCCGACGTCGAGCGCCTCCTTCAGGATCCCGGCATCGTCCGCAACCGCCTCAAGATCCGTGCCGCCATCACCAACGCCCGGGCCACCATTGCACTGCGGGACGAAGGCGGCCTCGTTGACTTTGTCTGGAACTTCCAGCCGGCGTCGACCCCTGCTCCCGTCACCTACGCCGACATACCCACGACGTCCCCTGAGTCCATCGCCCTGTCCAAGGCGCTGCGGAAGAAGGGCTTCGCCTTCGTGGGGCCCACCACCATGTTCGCGCTGATGGAAGCCATCGGCATGGTGGATACCCACCTCGTGGACAGCCACCGCCGGGGAACCTCGGGCGTCTGGACCTGA
- a CDS encoding carboxymuconolactone decarboxylase family protein, protein MSTHSHIFLDKHHPAAWRALNGLGLKAKEAMLEAGLDSRLMELLNVRVSQINGCAYCLDMHVADAVKDGETTQRLAVLPAWRDTEVFTDQERAALTLAESITVLPDARTRDLEEAYAREHLSDEQYSAVSWLAIAMNAFNRVSITSQHPVRPKKG, encoded by the coding sequence GTGAGTACCCACAGCCACATCTTCCTGGACAAGCACCACCCGGCAGCCTGGCGGGCGCTGAACGGGCTGGGGCTAAAGGCCAAGGAAGCGATGCTTGAGGCCGGCCTGGACTCCAGGCTCATGGAACTGCTCAACGTCCGCGTATCCCAGATCAACGGCTGCGCCTATTGCCTTGACATGCACGTTGCAGACGCCGTCAAGGATGGCGAAACCACGCAGCGGCTGGCCGTCCTGCCGGCCTGGCGGGACACAGAGGTTTTTACGGACCAGGAACGTGCCGCCCTGACCCTGGCGGAGAGCATCACCGTTCTTCCGGACGCCCGCACACGCGACCTGGAGGAGGCCTACGCGCGGGAACACCTCAGCGACGAGCAGTACTCTGCAGTGAGCTGGCTGGCTATCGCCATGAACGCGTTCAACCGCGTTTCCATCACCAGCCAGCACCCCGTGAGGCCGAAAAAAGGCTGA
- a CDS encoding rhomboid family intramembrane serine protease, with amino-acid sequence MSYGTPAAEPSAQVPVCPRHPDRPSYVSCQRCGRPACPECQRAAAVGFQCVDCVNESKRTTPTARTVYGGAVASGKPAVTFAIIAACALLFVLQWIIPGDAVYRNLAYASVFATPEYGVFQPWRMVTSAFLHSQGFLLHIVLNMYTLWIFGQALEPLLGRIRFLAVYLLSAIGGSVGYLLLTPILPEGGPVGVVGASGAIFGLFGAMLVVQRHRGGETKQLWVLIAINGVIGFMVPQIAWQAHLGGFITGALCAAAIAYVPRSPRRNVLQAGGLALVLALLVVASWYRVLVAS; translated from the coding sequence ATGAGCTACGGAACTCCGGCGGCGGAGCCGTCCGCGCAGGTCCCGGTGTGCCCCCGGCACCCGGACCGGCCCTCGTATGTCAGCTGCCAGCGTTGCGGGCGGCCGGCATGCCCCGAGTGCCAGCGTGCGGCCGCCGTCGGATTCCAGTGCGTTGACTGCGTCAACGAATCAAAGCGTACGACGCCGACAGCACGGACCGTCTATGGCGGTGCCGTTGCGTCCGGCAAACCTGCAGTGACATTCGCGATCATCGCCGCCTGCGCACTGCTGTTTGTTCTCCAGTGGATCATTCCCGGTGATGCGGTGTACCGGAATCTCGCCTACGCGTCTGTGTTCGCCACGCCTGAGTACGGGGTGTTCCAGCCGTGGCGCATGGTGACGTCGGCTTTTCTGCACTCCCAGGGGTTCCTGCTCCACATCGTGCTTAACATGTATACCCTCTGGATTTTCGGGCAAGCGCTCGAGCCGCTGCTGGGGCGGATCCGATTCCTTGCTGTGTACCTGCTGTCCGCCATCGGCGGCTCAGTGGGATACCTGCTCCTGACACCGATTCTGCCTGAGGGCGGTCCTGTGGGCGTGGTAGGTGCTTCCGGCGCGATCTTCGGGCTCTTCGGCGCCATGCTCGTGGTGCAGCGCCACCGTGGCGGTGAGACGAAGCAGCTCTGGGTCCTCATCGCGATCAACGGCGTCATCGGCTTCATGGTGCCGCAGATCGCCTGGCAGGCCCATCTGGGCGGCTTCATCACCGGAGCCCTGTGTGCTGCCGCCATCGCCTACGTTCCCCGCAGCCCGCGGCGCAATGTCCTCCAGGCCGGAGGCCTGGCGCTCGTTCTGGCACTGCTGGTCGTGGCTTCCTGGTACCGGGTGCTCGTGGCGTCCTAG
- a CDS encoding peptidylprolyl isomerase, which translates to MTATATAKATIHTSLGDIVVNLFGNHAPKTVKNFIGLATGEQAWTHPETGEDKTGTPLYNGTIFHRIIKDFMIQAGDPLGRGTGGPGYRFDDEIHPELSFSAPYKLAMANAGIQMGKGTNGSQFFITTTPTDWLQGKHSIFGEVADEESKKVVDAIEGVRTGMGDRPVEDVTINSIDIEQL; encoded by the coding sequence ATGACTGCCACAGCAACTGCAAAAGCGACCATCCACACCAGCCTCGGCGACATCGTTGTGAACCTCTTCGGCAACCACGCGCCCAAGACTGTTAAGAACTTCATCGGGTTGGCCACTGGCGAGCAGGCCTGGACCCACCCGGAGACCGGCGAGGACAAGACGGGCACTCCGCTCTACAACGGCACCATCTTCCACCGCATCATCAAGGACTTCATGATCCAGGCCGGCGACCCGCTGGGCCGCGGCACCGGCGGACCGGGGTACCGCTTCGACGACGAGATCCATCCCGAACTGAGCTTCAGCGCCCCCTACAAGCTGGCCATGGCCAACGCCGGCATCCAGATGGGCAAGGGCACCAACGGTTCACAGTTCTTCATCACCACCACCCCCACCGACTGGCTGCAGGGCAAGCACAGCATCTTCGGTGAAGTTGCGGATGAGGAATCCAAGAAGGTTGTGGACGCCATTGAAGGTGTCCGCACCGGCATGGGCGACCGCCCGGTTGAAGATGTGACCATCAACAGCATCGACATCGAGCAGCTCTAG
- a CDS encoding glycosyltransferase, which produces MSPDRSAEDALTDTEPRVSIVIPAYNEESVIRQCLIAAVYQSVPAHEIIVVDNMSKDRTASIVMQMQQEYPESPIILLRQDQEQGLIPTRNFGLDSATGDILGRIDADSVVEPDWVEQVQKAFEDLSTSAATGPVVYYDMPMRRFGLKADDKMRQLMLKLAKHQYHFLFGSNMALRRSAWETIRDETCRDEKDEMHEDIDLSLHLADHDLKVQYWPQMVSGMSARRLEDSPRDYRYYVTRFDRTYKAHNVKKMALKAPMVVFFSVYFPAKLLRAIHTVNTSQPVRRGGQ; this is translated from the coding sequence ATGTCACCCGATAGATCCGCAGAGGATGCCTTGACTGACACTGAGCCGCGCGTATCGATTGTTATCCCGGCCTACAACGAGGAAAGTGTCATCCGTCAGTGCCTCATCGCGGCGGTGTACCAGTCAGTTCCGGCGCACGAGATCATCGTGGTGGACAACATGTCCAAGGACCGTACGGCATCGATCGTCATGCAGATGCAGCAGGAATATCCGGAAAGCCCCATCATTCTGCTCCGGCAGGACCAGGAGCAGGGACTGATCCCCACCCGCAACTTCGGCCTGGACAGCGCCACCGGTGACATCCTCGGCCGGATCGATGCCGACTCGGTGGTTGAGCCGGACTGGGTGGAGCAAGTGCAGAAGGCCTTCGAGGACCTCTCCACTTCGGCCGCCACGGGGCCCGTGGTCTACTACGATATGCCGATGCGGCGCTTTGGGCTCAAGGCGGATGACAAGATGCGCCAGCTGATGCTGAAGCTGGCCAAGCACCAGTACCACTTCCTGTTCGGGTCCAACATGGCCCTGCGGCGGTCGGCGTGGGAGACCATCCGGGACGAAACCTGCCGGGACGAAAAGGACGAGATGCACGAGGACATCGACCTGTCCCTGCATCTGGCCGACCACGACCTCAAAGTCCAGTACTGGCCGCAGATGGTCTCCGGGATGTCTGCCCGGCGGCTCGAGGACTCACCCCGTGACTATCGGTATTACGTGACCCGCTTCGACCGCACCTACAAGGCCCACAATGTGAAGAAGATGGCCCTCAAGGCGCCGATGGTGGTGTTCTTCTCGGTCTACTTTCCCGCAAAGCTCCTGCGCGCGATCCACACCGTCAACACCAGCCAGCCGGTCCGCCGCGGCGGACAGTAG